The DNA sequence GTGATTCGGCGTCGGTTCCCTCAGGGCCGAGGGGAACCCGGGCGGGAGCGCCGAAGCCGGAAAGGCGGTGCGGCGCTGCCGTGCTCGGGGCGACAGCGCCGCACCGCGATCGACGGCGGGGGCTGCGGCATCCCGCTTGTCCACAGGCTGTGGACAAGCGGGAGCGGGTTCAGCGGAGTGGGGGGCCGCTCACGCCCCGGCCGTCGCGGGCGCGCCGGACCGCGGTCGCCCGCCCGCCCGGAAGGTCCGCCGGTACGCCGTCGGCGTCACCCCCAGCGCCGCCTGGAGGTGCTGCCGCATCGACTGGGCCGTACCGAAACCGGCGTCCCGGGCCACCTGGTCCACCGACAGATCGGTGGACTCCAGCAGGTGCCGGGCCCGCTCCACCCGCTGCTGCGTCAGCCACTGCCCCGGACTGACACCGGCCTCCTCGCGGAAGCGGCGCGTGAAGGTGCGTACCGACATCGCCTCCCGCGCGGCCAGGTCGCGCAGCTGGATCGGCTCGTGCAGCCGGTCCAGCGCCCACGCGCGGGCGCCGCTCGTGGACGCCTGCTGCGGATCGGGCACCGGCCGCCGGATGTACTGCGCCTGCCCGCCGTCGCGGTGCGGCGGCACCACCGTGCGCCGGGCCACGTCGTTGGCGACGGCCGCTCCGTGGTCGCGCCGCACCATGTGCAGGCACAGGTCGATGCCGGCCGCGACGCCCGCCGAGGTCAGGATGTCGCCGTCGTCCACGAACAGCACCTCCGGGTCGACCGCGATCCGGGGGAAGAGCCGCTGGAAGCGCTCGGAGTCGGCCCAGTGCGTGGTCGCGGGGCGGCCGTCGAGGTAACCGGCGGCGGCCAGCACGTACACGCCGGTGCAGATGGAGGCGAGCCGGGTGCCGGGGCGGACCAGGGCGAGGGCGGCGGCCAGGTCGTCGGTCAGCTCGCCCCGCTCGTACACCGGCCCGAGCTCGTAGGAGGCGGGGACGATCACCGTGTCGGCGGTGGCGAGGGCCTCCGGGCCGTGCGCGACGTGGACGGAGAAGTCGGCGTCGGTCTCGACCGGGCCGGGCGGCCGGACCGAGCAGGTGACCACCTCGTACAGGTACCGGCCCCGGTCGTCCCTCGGGCGGCCGAAGATGCGGTGCGGGATGCCCAGTTCGAACGGGAGCAGCCCGTCCAGGGCGAGGACGACGACACGGTGCGGCCGGACGTCGGCGGAGGAGGGCGTGGGCTCGACCGGATCCATGGCCCGATCCTAACGAATGCTGTCCTTCCGGCCACTCGATGCGGCGTTCCCCACCCCCGAAGCTCTAGGGCGTGACCCAGACAAGCGAGACAGCCGCCGCCGTGCAGCCGCCCGCGGGCGGCCGCAAGCCGACCCGCACCCGCGTCCACCGCGCGTGGTTCGTCGCCGCCGTCACCTTCGTGACGATCATCGGCGCCGCCGCCTTCCGCTCCGTACCGGGCCTGTTCATCGACCCGCTGCATGAGGAGTTCGGCTGGTCGCGCGGCACCATCGGCGCGGCCGTCTCGGTGAACCTCGCGCTGTACGGCCTCACCGCGCCGTTCGCCGCGGCGCTCATGGACCGCTACGGCATCCGCAAGGTCGTCGCCGTCGCGCTCACCGTGATCGCGCTCGGCTCGGGCCTGACGGTGTGGATGACCGCGGCCTGGCAGCTGATGCTGTGCTGGGGCCTGCTGGTGGGCCTCGGCTCCGGCTCCATGGCGCTGGCCTTCGCCGCGACCGTCACCAACCGCTGGTTCACCGAGCGGCGCGGCCTGGTCAGCGGCATCCTCACCGCCGCGTCCGCCTCCGGACAGCTGATCTTCCTGCCCGTGCTGTCCTGGATCGTCGACACCCACGACTGGCGCCCGGCGGCCGTCACGGTGGCGCTCGCCGCGCTCGCCGTGGTCCCGTTCGTCTGGCTGCTGCTGCACGACCACCCGGCCGACGTGGGCCAGAAGCCGTACGGCGCGCGGGAGTTCGTGCCCAAGCCGGCCCCCGTGCCCGGGGCCGCCCGGCGTGCGCTCAAGGTGCTGTCCTCGGCGGTGCGCACCGGCCCGTTCTGGCTGCTGGCCGGCACCTTCGCCATCTGCGGCGCCTCCACCAACGGCCTGATCCAGACCCACTTCGTGCCCGCGTCCCACGACCACGGCATGCCCATCACGACCGCAGCCTCCCTGCTCGCCGTCATCGGCGTCTTCGACGTCGTCGGCACGATCGCCTCCGGCTGGTTCACCGACCGCTTCGACTCCCGCCGCCTGCTCGCCGTCTACTACGCCCTGCGCGGGATCTCCCTGCTCTTCCTGCCGATCCTGCTGGCGCCGAGCGTCCACCCGCCGATGATCTTCTTCATCGTCTTCTACGGCCTCGACTGGGTCGCCACCGTCCCGCCCACCCTCGCCCTGTGCCGCGAGCACTACGGCGACGACAGCCCCATCGTCTTCGGCTGGGTCCTCGCCTCCCACCAGGTGGGTGCCGCCGTGGTCGCCTTCCTCGGCGGCGTCGCACGCGACACCTTCGGCTCCTACGACGTGGTCTGGTACGCCTCGGGAGCGCTGTGCGCGGCGGCGGCGCTGATGGCCCTGGTGATCCGCCACCGCCCGTCCGCACCGGCTCCCGCGGCCCCCTGACGGCCCGACCGCCCGCCTGACGGCCCGACCGCCCGCCTGACGGCCCGCCCGCCCGTTCGCCGGCCGCACGGCACGTCCCCGGCGGACGCCCGTGATCGTCCCGCGCGTACGCTGCGCGCACGGGGCGCGGGGAAGGCGGGCGGCGGACCGGTCCGCACACGGCCGCCGCGCTGTGCGCGGGGCAGCTGCCCGCGGCCGGACTGCTGTGGTGGGTCGTCGCCGACAGCGGCGCCGACGACCACGGCGCCGGGCACGACGGAGCGTTCGGGCTGCTCTGCGCGGTCCTCTTCGCCCCGCTGGGGAGCGGGACGGCGTCCTCCTGCGCCTTGACGGCGGCTGCGGCCGGGAGACGGTGTGGACGATCGGCGGGACCGCCGGGGCTCCCGAGCTGTTCTTGCTGTTCGGCGACCCGGACGCCGGCGACCTGCGGATCCTGACCCGGGACCGGCGGGCCGTCGGGGCTCCGTGACGGCGCCGCGCCCGGCCGCCGTCACCGTCCGTGCCGGCCCCCTCCGGGGCCCCGTGTCATCCCGGCAGCCGGGAGACTCCCGCCCCCGCGCGGGACACCGCCCGGGCGATCCGCTCCGCGTCGAGGGCGAGTTCGCGGAGGTTGCCGCTGATGGGGCTGGTGAAGCCGGTGAAGTAGAGGCCGGGGGCGTGGTCCGGGGTGCGGGCGCCGCGCACGACCGGTGAGCCGCGGTCGTCCAGGACACCGAGGCCGCCGACCAGGCCCTCCAGGCCACGGACGTAACCGGTGGCCGCGACGACCGCGTCGGGCGCGATGCGGTCGCCGTCGGCCAGGACGACCTCGCCCCCCTCGAAGCCCTCCACGGCGGCCACGACCTCCACCGCGCCCCGGCGCACGGCGTCGACGAGGCCGACGTCCTGCACCGGGATGGCGCCCTCCAGCACCCGGCTGTAGAGCCCGGAGCGGGGGAGCGGGAGGCCGTGGGCCGACAGGTCGGGCAGCGCGACCCTCGCCTGCACCCGGCACAGCCGGTCGACCAGGCCGACCGGAAGGCGGCGCACCAGGACGGCGGAGTACTGCGAGGGCCAGCCGGCGGTCGTGCGGCGCACGATGTGCGGCGGGGTGCGCACCGCCAGCCGCACCCGGGAGGCGCCCCCCTCCACCAGGTCCACGGCGATCTCGGCCCCGGTGTTGCCGACGCCCACGACGAGCACGTCCCGCCCCGCGAAGGGCCGGGCGTTGCGGTAGGCGGCGGCGTGCAGCAGCTCGCCGGTGTACGCGTCCCGGCCGGGCCAGTCGGGAAGGCGCGGCGTGTGGTTGTAGCCGGTGGCGACGACGACCGCGGCGCCGGTCAGTTCGCGGCCCCCGGTGGCGCGCAGCAGCCAGCCGGCGCCGTCGGGGGCGCGCTCGACCCGGGAGACCTCGACCCCGGTGACGATCTCCAGGCGGTGGTGCTCGGCGTACTTCTCCAGGTACCGGACCATGTCGTCCCGGGACGGCCACCGGCCGAACCGGCGCGGCATGGGCAGCCCCGGCAGGGCGGACAGCCGCCGGGTGGTGTGCAGGCGCAGCCGGTCGTAATGGCGCCGCCACGAGTCCCCCACACGGTCCGACCGTTCCAGGACCACGGCCCGGACCCCCCGCGCGCGCAGGGCGTGGGCGACGGCGAGTCCCCCTGGGCCGCCGCCGACGACGTAGACGGGGTGGTCCGCCGGGTGGGGCGCGGCGGACTGCGCGGAAGTGGGGGAGTCGGTCATGAGCGCGAGCGTAATCCCGCACCTGGTTGATGGGTCTCGGTCAAGACCGGAATTGGTTGCGGATTGATCACGTGTGGAGGGATCCCGCGTTTGAATGTCCTCATGTCCTCCTCACGCGAGCGCAGCCGGCCGCCCTCCCCACGCGAGGGCGGCCGGTCCCGCCCCCTGCCCGAACTCCGCGGTCACGGTCTGCACCTGCGTCCCTGGGACCCGGAGTCCCCGGCCGACGTGGAGGCGTGGCTGCGCGGCCTCGGCGACCCGGAGTTCCGCCGCTGGAACACTCCGTTCCGGTCGATCACGGACGCCGACAGCGCCCGGGAGTCCCTGCGCCGCGGCGCCGCGTGCGACACGGACGGCACGGGGGCGTCCTTCCGCGTCACCGACGCCGGCAGCGGTACGACGCTGGGGCACATCGGCGTCAACGAGATCCACCCGGTGCTGCGGCGCGGCTCGATCGGCTACTGGGTGCTCCCGGAGGCGCGCGGCCGGGGGGTCGCCACCAGGGCCCTGCTGCTCGCCGCCCACTGGGCCCTGACCGGGCGCGGCCTGCACCGGCTGGAGCTGAACCACGCGCTGGGGCACGGGGCGTCCTGCCGGGTCGCCACGCGGTGCGGGTTCCGCCCCGAGGGGACCCTGCGCGGGGCGATCTTCGAGGCCGGCCGCCTCGACGCCTTCCGCGACGCCCATCTGCACGCCCGCCTCGCGACCGATCCGGAGCCCGGCCCCGACGCGCTCACGGCCACAGCAGCTCCCTGACCCACCCCCGCTCCTCGCGGCGGTAGCGCAGCCGGACGTGCCGCCGCCGGGCGTCGCCCTGGAAGAACTCCACCTCGTCCGGGAGCAGCCGGTACAAGGTCCACGACGGCACCGGGGCGTCCGGCTCCACCCGCGCCCGCTCCCATGCCTCCTCGGAGGCGCGGGCCAGTTCTTCCACCGAGCCGAGGACGGCGCTCTGTCCGCCGGTCAGCGCGGCGGCCAGCGCCCCGGTGGAGCGGGCCCGCAGATCCGCCCGCCCCTCCTCGGCCGGCGCGGCGCCGACGGGCCCGCGCACCCGCACCTGGCGGCCCAGCACCGGCCAGTAGAAGGACAGCGCGGCGTACGGGCGGCCGGCGAGCTGGTCCCCCTTGCGGCTGTGCGCGTGGGTCGCGAAGGACCAGCCGTCGGCGTCCGCGCCGTGCAGCATCACGATCCGCACGTCCGGCAGGCCCCCGGCGTCCGCGGTGGCCAGCGCCATGGTGTGCGGCTCGGGCTGCCCGGCCGCCACCGCCTCGGCGAACCACCGTGCGAACAGCGGCAGCGGTTCGGCGGGCGCCGCGTCCGGGTCGAACGGCGGCAGGTCGGTGACCGCCGGGTCCCACACCCGCAGGGACCTCAGCAGCTCGTGCAGATCGACGTCCATGCCCCCGATTGTCGTGCGTCCGCCGCGCCCGGGCCGCCCCGGCCCGCCGCCGCGCGGCCCGCCGGCCGGGGCGGCTACAGCGTCGCCAGCCGCTGCACCAGCAGGAACGCGCCGATCCCGAGCATCGCGGCCCCCGAGGTCCGTACGACCGCGCGGGCCGCCGCCGGGCGGGCGCCGAGGACGGCGCGGGCGGCGAGGCCGACCGAGAGGTAGACGACGGCGCAGCACGCCATGTGCAGCAGCCCCAGGGCGACGGTCTGCGCCGGCACCGGCAGCCGCGCGCCGTCGCCCGTGACCAGGAACTGCGGCAGGACGGAGAGGTAGAGCAGCAGGCCCTTGGGGTTCAGGCCGCTGATCGCGGCCCCGCGCCGGAAGGCCCGGACGCCGCTCTCCGCGCCGGCGGTCCCGTCCGCGCCCGGGGTGCCGGGCCGGCGCAGCACGCTCCAGCCCAGCCACACCAGGTACCCGGCCCCCACCACGGTCAGCACGGTGAGCAGCACCGGCGAGCCGGCGACCAGGACCGCGAGCCCCGCCGCGGCCAGCGCCGTGTGCAGGGCGTAGCCGGTCACCAGGCCGCCGGCGGCGGCCACCGACCGTCCGCGCAGCCCGGCCGAGATCGCGTACGCCCAGTCGGCACCCGGTACGCACACCAGCATCAGGTCGAGGGCGAGGAAGGAGAGGAGGGTCGCGGAGTCCATGCCGGTGAGATTAGGCGGGAATGCCCCGAAAGTGTTCCCATAATTTCCCCGGTCAGGGGGATTTCGGGGGAGGATTTTCCCCATGGACGACATGGACCGGAAGATTCTTGCCGAGCTCCAGCAGGACGGGCGGCTGACCGTGACCGAGCTGGCCGCGCGGGTGCGGCTCAGCGTCTCGCCCTGCCACCGGCGGCTGCGGGAACTGGAGCGGTCGGGGGCGATCAGCGGCTACCGGGCGGTGGTGGAGCCGGCCGCCGTGGGGCTGGGCTTCGAGGCGCTGGTGTTCGTCTCCATGCGCCAGGAGGACCGGGAGACGGTCCTGGAGTTCGAGCGGGCGGTCGGCGAGGTGCGGGAGGTGCTGGAGGCGCAGCGGCTGTTCGGGGAACCGGACTACCTGCTGCGGGTGGTCGCCGCCGACCTGGCCGCCTACCAGCGGCTCTACGACGAACGCCTGGCCACGCTGCCGGGTGTGCAGCGGCTGACGTCCACGCTGGTGATGAAGCACGTGGTGAAGGACCGCCCGCTGCCCGCGTAGCGGAGCCGCGCGCCCCGCGCAACGCGACGGGCGGCGGTCCACCGGGGTGGACCGCCGCCCGCATGACAGGACTTGGGTGGCCGCGAGAGGAGTGGGTGCCGCCGGGCGGCTACTTGGAGGGTTTTCTGCCGGTGACTCCCAGGTGCACCAACAGCGCCAGGCTGGGCTTGAGTTCCGCCTGCTTCACGCCCCAGGAGGAGACGGCCTTCTGGTGCGAGGCCACCGCCGCGAGCATCGCCACCAGCGAACCGGCGATCGCCGCCGGGTTCACGTCCTTGTCGACCCGCCCCTTGGACTGCAACTCGGTGACGGCGTCCGCCAGCGAGCTGTTCACCGAGCTGAGGATCTTCGTACGGAGTCTGGAGAAACGTTTATCGCCCTCGGCGGCGCCGAGATCCACCACGCGC is a window from the Streptomyces capillispiralis genome containing:
- a CDS encoding pyridoxine/pyridoxamine 5'-phosphate oxidase; protein product: MDVDLHELLRSLRVWDPAVTDLPPFDPDAAPAEPLPLFARWFAEAVAAGQPEPHTMALATADAGGLPDVRIVMLHGADADGWSFATHAHSRKGDQLAGRPYAALSFYWPVLGRQVRVRGPVGAAPAEEGRADLRARSTGALAAALTGGQSAVLGSVEELARASEEAWERARVEPDAPVPSWTLYRLLPDEVEFFQGDARRRHVRLRYRREERGWVRELLWP
- a CDS encoding Lrp/AsnC family transcriptional regulator, producing MDDMDRKILAELQQDGRLTVTELAARVRLSVSPCHRRLRELERSGAISGYRAVVEPAAVGLGFEALVFVSMRQEDRETVLEFERAVGEVREVLEAQRLFGEPDYLLRVVAADLAAYQRLYDERLATLPGVQRLTSTLVMKHVVKDRPLPA
- a CDS encoding flavin-containing monooxygenase, coding for MTDSPTSAQSAAPHPADHPVYVVGGGPGGLAVAHALRARGVRAVVLERSDRVGDSWRRHYDRLRLHTTRRLSALPGLPMPRRFGRWPSRDDMVRYLEKYAEHHRLEIVTGVEVSRVERAPDGAGWLLRATGGRELTGAAVVVATGYNHTPRLPDWPGRDAYTGELLHAAAYRNARPFAGRDVLVVGVGNTGAEIAVDLVEGGASRVRLAVRTPPHIVRRTTAGWPSQYSAVLVRRLPVGLVDRLCRVQARVALPDLSAHGLPLPRSGLYSRVLEGAIPVQDVGLVDAVRRGAVEVVAAVEGFEGGEVVLADGDRIAPDAVVAATGYVRGLEGLVGGLGVLDDRGSPVVRGARTPDHAPGLYFTGFTSPISGNLRELALDAERIARAVSRAGAGVSRLPG
- a CDS encoding MFS transporter, with protein sequence MTQTSETAAAVQPPAGGRKPTRTRVHRAWFVAAVTFVTIIGAAAFRSVPGLFIDPLHEEFGWSRGTIGAAVSVNLALYGLTAPFAAALMDRYGIRKVVAVALTVIALGSGLTVWMTAAWQLMLCWGLLVGLGSGSMALAFAATVTNRWFTERRGLVSGILTAASASGQLIFLPVLSWIVDTHDWRPAAVTVALAALAVVPFVWLLLHDHPADVGQKPYGAREFVPKPAPVPGAARRALKVLSSAVRTGPFWLLAGTFAICGASTNGLIQTHFVPASHDHGMPITTAASLLAVIGVFDVVGTIASGWFTDRFDSRRLLAVYYALRGISLLFLPILLAPSVHPPMIFFIVFYGLDWVATVPPTLALCREHYGDDSPIVFGWVLASHQVGAAVVAFLGGVARDTFGSYDVVWYASGALCAAAALMALVIRHRPSAPAPAAP
- a CDS encoding LysE family translocator gives rise to the protein MDSATLLSFLALDLMLVCVPGADWAYAISAGLRGRSVAAAGGLVTGYALHTALAAAGLAVLVAGSPVLLTVLTVVGAGYLVWLGWSVLRRPGTPGADGTAGAESGVRAFRRGAAISGLNPKGLLLYLSVLPQFLVTGDGARLPVPAQTVALGLLHMACCAVVYLSVGLAARAVLGARPAAARAVVRTSGAAMLGIGAFLLVQRLATL
- a CDS encoding GNAT family N-acetyltransferase; this translates as MSSSRERSRPPSPREGGRSRPLPELRGHGLHLRPWDPESPADVEAWLRGLGDPEFRRWNTPFRSITDADSARESLRRGAACDTDGTGASFRVTDAGSGTTLGHIGVNEIHPVLRRGSIGYWVLPEARGRGVATRALLLAAHWALTGRGLHRLELNHALGHGASCRVATRCGFRPEGTLRGAIFEAGRLDAFRDAHLHARLATDPEPGPDALTATAAP
- a CDS encoding GlxA family transcriptional regulator gives rise to the protein MDPVEPTPSSADVRPHRVVVLALDGLLPFELGIPHRIFGRPRDDRGRYLYEVVTCSVRPPGPVETDADFSVHVAHGPEALATADTVIVPASYELGPVYERGELTDDLAAALALVRPGTRLASICTGVYVLAAAGYLDGRPATTHWADSERFQRLFPRIAVDPEVLFVDDGDILTSAGVAAGIDLCLHMVRRDHGAAVANDVARRTVVPPHRDGGQAQYIRRPVPDPQQASTSGARAWALDRLHEPIQLRDLAAREAMSVRTFTRRFREEAGVSPGQWLTQQRVERARHLLESTDLSVDQVARDAGFGTAQSMRQHLQAALGVTPTAYRRTFRAGGRPRSGAPATAGA